The following are from one region of the Salvia hispanica cultivar TCC Black 2014 chromosome 1, UniMelb_Shisp_WGS_1.0, whole genome shotgun sequence genome:
- the LOC125193069 gene encoding probably inactive leucine-rich repeat receptor-like protein kinase At3g28040, with protein sequence MKRIRMETYLLSLSLALFILNSLTLSSTQTTPNYSTDQQSLIIFRNSLTQNPNSLNNWSTNTSICEWTGVSCGPRHQRVTALNISGFALHGTLPPHLGNLMFLRSLDISSNNFTGPIPSHLSKLRRLRTINAGFNNLTGEIPPWLGSLSQLQHVRLNNNSFFGTIPPSLFNASTLLTLELGNNFLEGYVPKEIANFSSLEWLNLRGNMFMGTLPRGIFNISSLVYLNMKLNGLSGEIPNDMCGNENPKLKRIIMDNNQLLGRIPPNIGKCKELEEIWLSSNELSGSVPIEIGSLSKLKVISFSTNRLTGPIPKEIGNLTYLKTLGLSLNQLEGELPEELETATFRVFMFSMTI encoded by the exons ATGAAAAGAATTAGAATGGAGACTTACTTACTTTCTCTTTCCCTTGCACTTTTCATTCTAAATTCCTTGACCCTCTCCTCAACCCAAACAACTCCCAACTACTCCACTGATCAACAATCCCTAATTATCTTCAGAAATTCCCTCacacaaaaccctaattcccTCAACAACTGGTCCACCAACACCTCCATCTGCGAATGGACCGGTGTCTCATGCGGGCCCCGCCACCAACGTGTCACCGCCCTCAACATCTCCGGCTTCGCCCTCCACGGAACCCTCCCTCCGCATCTCGGAAACCTAATGTTTCTCCGATCCCTCGACATCAGCTCCAACAACTTCACCGGCCCCATACCCTCCCACCTCTCCAAACTACGTCGTTTGAGGACGATAAACGCGGGATTTAACAACCTCACCGGAGAAATCCCGCCGTGGTTAGGATCTTTATCTCAACTCCAACATGTCCGTCTCAATAACAACTCCTTCTTTGGGACAATCCCTCCTTCTTTGTTCAATGCTTCCACTTTGCTAACTTTGGAGCTCGGAAACAATTTTCTTGAAGGATATGTTCCGAAAGAGATTGCCAATTTTTCTTCACTAGAATGGTTGAATTTGAGAGGGAATATGTTCATGGGCACTTTGCCTCGTGGCATCTTCAATATTTCTTCTTTGGTGTATTTGAATATGAAACTTAATGGTTTAAGTGGTGAGATACCAAATGATATGTGTGGTAATGAAAATCCAAAACTCAAAAGAATTATAATGGATAACAACCAGTTGTTAGGGAGGATTCCACCAAATATTGGAAAATGCAAAGAGCTGGAAGAGATTTGGTTAAGTAGTAATGAGTTAAGTGGCAGTGTACCAATTGAAATTGGGAGTTTGAGCAAGCTCAAGGTTATATCATTCTCGACCAACCGGTTAACAG GTCCCATACCAAAGGAAATCGGAAATCTTACATACCTCAAAACTCTAGGACTCTCTTTAAATCAGCTGGAAG